From the genome of Neomonachus schauinslandi chromosome 1, ASM220157v2, whole genome shotgun sequence:
GCCGCTGCCCAGTCTGCCAGCCAGACCCTCTGGAGAAGCCCCCGCCCCCTGTCATGGTAAGACAGCAGCAGCCCTCAGCCACCCAGGGAAGGGGGCAGTGggaagtggtggtggggggcggtTGGTGGCCGCAGACAACAGTGAAAGGGCTGTCCCTGACATGGCCCTGAGGACCCTCACTGAACCCGGAAGACATCAAAGCAGAAGCCTTTCTCTGAGCAATGAGACCAGAACCCATTGTGTGGCTGGGGAGGCTGAGGCCTGGGGCTTTGCTCAGTGGTGGTGCTGGGGCGACAAGCCAGGTGGACGCCCGGGACTAGGTGCTGTCTGGCCCTGTGCTGCCCTCCCTGTCTGATCCGTTCTGACCTACAGTGGCTTGGGTGCTTGGTCTGGTAGAGGTAGAGGAGTTGGGAGAGCTGGgcagtgccccctcccccccaccccaccccagccagggccCTGGGTGGTACTCAGCCCAGACCCCAGCAGAAGACCCTTGTGCCTGCCTGGGACttggccagaggcagagggaggcgtTGGGGGAGGCTGGTGGAGGACATGGAGGGCTTGTCAGGGCAGCTGGGCGGAAGGGAGCCAAGTGTCCCCTGGCTTGGGAGGAAAGAGAAGTGGCCCCTGAGGCAGAaaaagggaaggtgggggagaacCTGGTGGGCCTGCTGACTGCCAGCCTGGCTCTCCTGTCtggctgggttttttgtttttttttttttaaagattttatttatttatttgagagagagaatgagagacagagagcatgagagggaggagggtcagagggagaagcagactccctgccgagcagggagcccgatgcgggacttgatcccgggactccaggatcatgacccgagccgaaggcagtcgcttaaccaactgagccacccaggcgccctggggtttGGTTTTGAGTGAAAGTTCTAGATCGTGAGTCTGGATTCCAGGTCTCAGGCGCAGCTCTGACTTGAAGGCTGGGTCCGAGACCCGAGTCTACGTTCTCCGTGAGCCTTAGACGGGGGTGGGCGCTGAGCAGAGGCAGGAGCCTCCCCGGggagggctggagagaggggTGTGGGAGCCCTGCTGGGAGCCCCCAGgaagtgggggcaggtgggggcggggctggggctgTTCTCTCACAGGCCCGCAGGGCCCCTGCTGTGGTGCCCTGCACCCCCTGTCTCTCCTGGTGCAGGCCGCCGTGCTGGCCGTGGTCCTGGCCCCGGGcgccctgcctcccttcctgccctgtgAGCTCCAGCCCAACGGCCTGGTGGACTGCAACTGGCTGTTCCTCAAGTCTGTGCCCCGCTTCTCGGCGGCAGCGCCCCGCGGGAACATCACCagcctctccctctactccaaCCGCATCCACCACCTCCGCAACTCTGACTTTGTCCACCTGTCCAGCCTGCGGCGTCTCAACCTCAAGTGGAACTGCCCCCCCGCCGGCCTCAGCCCCATGCACTTCCCCTGCCACATGACCATCGAGCCCAATACCTTCCTGGCCGTGCCCACCCTGGAGGACCTGAACCTGAGCTACAACAGCATCACCACCGTGCCCGCCCTGCCCAGTTCCCTCGTGTCCCTGTCCCTGAGCCGCACCAACATCCTGGTGCTGGACCCTGCCCACCTCGCAGGCCTGCACGCCCTGCGCTTCCTCTTCCTGGATGGCAACTGCTACTACAAGAACCCCTGCCGACGGGCCCTGCAGGTGGCCCCGGGCGCCCTCCTGGGCCTGGGCAACCTCACACACCTGTCGCTCAAGTACAACAACCTGACCGTGGTGCCCCGCCGCCTGCCCCCCAGCCTGGAGTACCTGCTCTTGTCCTACAACCACATCGTGACCCTGGCCCCCGATGACCTGGCCAATCTGACCGCCCTGCGCGTGCTTGACGTGGGCGGGAACTGTCGCCGCTGTGACCACGCCCGCAACCCCTGCAGGGAGTGCCCCCACGGCTTCCCCAAGCTGCACCCTGACACCTTCAGCCACCTGAGCCGCCTCGAAGGCCTGGTGTTGAAGGACAGCTCTCTCCACAGCCTGGACCCCAGGTGGTTCCACGGCCTGGGCAACCTCCTGGTGCTGGACCTGAGCGAAAACTTCCTGTACGGCTGCATCACCAAAACCACAGCCTTCCACGGCCTGGCCCGGCTGCGCAGACTCAACCTGTCCTTCAATTACCACAAGAAGGTGTCCTTCGCCCACCTGCGCCTGGCGCCCTCCTTCGGGAGCCTGCTGTCCCTGCGGGAGCTGGACATGCATGGCATCTTCTTCCGCTCGCTCAGCGAGACCACGCTCCGGCCGCTGGCCCACCTGCCCATGCTCCAGCGTCTGCATCTGCAGCTGAACTTCATCAACCAGGCCCAGCTCGGCATCTTCGGGGCCTTCCCGGGCCTGCGCTACGTGGACCTGTCGGACAACCGCATTAGCGGAGCTgcggggcgggcggcgggggccACGGGGGCCACGGGGGAGGCGGGCGGGGCGGAGGAAGTCTGGCGGCCGTCCAGGGACCTGGCTGCGGGCCCACCGGGCACCCCGAGCTCTGAGGACTTCATGCCAAGCTGCGGGGCCCTCAACTTCACCTTGGACCTGTCGCGGAACAACGTAGTGACGATCCAGCCGGAGATGTTCGCCCGGCTCTCGCAGCTGCAGTGCCTGTGCCTGAGCCACAACAGCATCTCTCAGGCGGTCAACGGCTCACAGTTCGCGCCGCTGAGCAGCCTGCGCGTGCTGGACCTGTCCCACAACAAGCTGGACCTGTACCACGGGCGCTCCTTCACCGAGCTGCCGCGGCTGGAGGCCCTGGACCTCAGCTACAACAGCCAGCCCTTCGGCATGCGCGGCGTGGGCCACAACCTCAGCTTCGTGGCGCAGCTGCCGGCCCTGCGCTTCCTCAGCCTGGCGCACAACGCCATCCACAGCCGCGTGTCCCAGCAGCTCCGCAGCGCCTCGCTCTGGGCCCTGGACTTCAGCGGCAATGCCCTGAGCCAGATGTGGGCCGAGGGGGACCTCTACCTGCGCTTCTTCCAAGGCCTGAGGAGCCTGGTCCGGCTGGACCTGTCCCAGAATCGCCTGCACACCCTCCTGCCCCGCAACCTGGACAAGCTCCCCAAGGGCCTACGGCTGCTGCGTCTCCGTGACAACTACCTGGCTTTCTTCAACTGGACCAGCCTGGCCCTCCTCCCCATGCTGGAGGCCCTGGACCTGGCGGGGAACCAGCTGAAGGCCCTGAGCAACGGTAGCTTGCCGAACGGCACCCGGCTCCAGAGGCTGGACCTCAGCAGCAACAGCATCGGCTTCGTGGTCCCCGGCTTTTTCGCCCTGGCCACGAGGCTGCGAGAGCTCAACCTCAGCGCCAACGCCCTCAAGACGGTGGAGCCCTCCTGGTTTGGCCCCGTGGCAGGCGCCCTGAAAGTCCTCGACGTGACCGCCAACCCGCTGCACTGCGCCTGTGGGGCGGCCTTCGTGGACTTCTTGCTGGAGGTGCAGGCCGCGGTGCCCGGGCTGCCCAGCCACGTCCGCTGTGGCAGCCCCGGCCAGCTCCAGGGCCGCAGCATCTTCGAGCAGGACCTGCGCCTCTGCCTGGACGAGGCCCTCTCCTGGGACTGCTTCGGCCTCTCGCTGCTGGCCGTGGCCCTGAGCCTGGCCGTGCCCACGCTGCACCGCCTGTGTGGCTGGGACCTCTGGTACTGCTTCCACCTGTGCCTGGCCTGGCTGCCGCGGCACGGCCGACGGCGGGACGCCGCCGCCCTGCCCTACGATGCCTTCGTGGTCTTCGACAAGGCGCAGAGCTCGGTGGCCGACTGGGTGTACAACGAGCTGCGGGTGCAGCTGGAGGAGCGCCGCGGGCGCCGGGCGCTGCGCCTGTGCCTGGAGGAACGCGACTGGCTGCCCGGCAGAACGCTCTTCGAGAACCTGTGGGCCTCGGTGTACAGCAGCCGCAAGACGCTGTTCGTGCTGGCCCACACGGACCGCCTGGGCGGCCTCCTGCGCGCCAGCTTCCTGCTGGCCCAGCAGCGCCTGCTGGAGGACCGCAAGGACGTGGTGGTGCTGGTGATCCTGCGCCCGGATGCGCACCGCTCCCGCTACGTGCGCCTGCGTCAGCGCCTGTGCCGCCAGAGCGTCCTCCTGTGGCCCCAGCAGCCCCGCGGCCAGCGCGCCTTCTGGGCCCAGCTGGGCACCGCCCTGACCAGGGACAACCGCCACTTCTACAACCAGAACTTCTGCCGCGGCCCCACGACGGCCGAATAGCCCGGGCCTGCCCGCCCTGCCACGCCGCCGCCCGGCCTCCCCTGCTCCCATCCGGCATGCAGCAGGTGCTCACTAAGCAAACGCCCCTCGGAGGCCCAACGGCTAAGCCTGAGCTCACCGGAGGCGTGAGcgggaggccagaagggggacTGCGCCGGCCTTTCCTGCCTGCAGTGAGGAGGGACGAGAGGTGATTCGGCAGAAATTGCCGAGCAGGAAAACGGGGGGCCCAGACACCGCAGGTCTGCAGGGCAGGAAAGCTGCTGAGGGCTGTTGTGTTGACGAGCATCTTCTCAGGGAGTCTGAGGAAGGTCCCTGAATGTGGTCTCGGTCCGTCACAGAGAGCAGGCTGGGTCTCCGGTCCCATCCAGGCCCCTCCTCAcacgccctcccctccccatcccaggcCGCTCCAGGCAGCCCAGTGCAGGCTGGGTGGTATATTGGCCTCAAGATCTGCTCCCACACCCGCACGCCTGAAAATGCCTTGAGGGCAGAGAACTGGCAGGCCTGCTTCATTTCTGGCCCCCAGCAAAATCCTGAGAGGCAGCGGCCCTGCGGAGTGTTCGttccggcggggggggggggaagttttGTGCTGAGTTCAGGGGGGCGTTGGCGCCCTCTGGTGGTCATGCCTGTGCTGTGCCCTGGAGactggcctggggctggggagaagccTCTGAGTAGCTCCCCGCGGCAGGGAGCTGGGAGCCACAGAAGATGCTAGAGTGGGCTCACAATCCGTCCGTTTCTGTCTTCATCTAGAATGGATACTGGGTGTCTCTGTTCTGACAtcaaagggacacctgggtgagaCCCCACCTGGCTACAAAGGTGGGGCCCCTGCGTTTCGCCGCGGATTGCCCTTAGGTGGGAGACAGCCACATCTGATGAGGGTGGAGTACGTGTGTACATTTCTGGCTCTCATATCCAGTGTAGGGTTCCAGACACTGCTTGGAACACCAATGACCAGTGTTTGGAGACAGCCGAGTGTGTGGGGAGTTGTGGGTCACGTCAGGCCTAGAGCCTTGGAGGTTGCTTTGTCCTGGACTACTGCCTCACTGTCCCCACAACTGAACTTGCCCTCTGAGGAGCAGAAGAGACGTGTGCAGCCGGACAGCTGACACTGGGGCCTGGGGTAGCGGGAGAGTGGAACCAGCTTGGCTGGCTCAGGACAGTTGGGGGCCGGCCCAGCCACTCCAGGTCTCTGCGGTGGAAGGTGGGTGCTGGCCGAAGACTTGGCTATAACCTTACACAGCCTGACTGTGGGCAGCCCTGGGGTTTGAGGGGGAGCATAGCTGGGAGAGAAATGTAGGCCAACTTCCTCTTTCTGACTTGGGCACAGGGGCTCCTGTGGTAGGCTGGTGGCCCCTGTTATCTGCTTGCCTGacagaaagaggggcgcctgggtggctcagtcggttaagcgtctgcctttggttcgggtcatgatctcagggtcctgggatcaagtcccgcgtcaggctccttgctcagcgggaagtctgcttctccctctgccactccccctgcttgtactctctctctctctctgacaaataaataaatagaatttttaaaaaaaaaaaaaggaagaaagacagaaaggtcTGATCCACCAGTTGGAAGTCCCACATGGGCTCTGTCCTGTCTTGAGAAGGCCTGTTAGCTTCTGGAGGAGCGGACCGAGGCAGGCATGGCCCCGCATACTTCCTTGGCCTGTgcctggggagaaaagaaaacaagaactgTCTTTCGGCCAGGCTGGAGTCGGGAGGAAGCCCCTGCCGCACGGCTCGTGGGCTGATCTGGCCGCGTCTAGGAGCAGGAAGCAGGGCCTTATCCAGGGCCCCACAGTTTGCATGTGGGGAGCACCATCTGCCTGTCTCTCAGGACAGCTGAGTCGGCCCTCAGGCAGTTCTCAGATAGAATCCTCATgtacccacccacccacttaTGCTCACAGTCCTGGTTCTTTTGGGGCTTCAGATTCAGAAGAGCATTTTCCGAAATTAAGCACGGGGTTATGGTAGGATGGTTGGCTTGGCTTAAGTGAGTCTGAGGGTCCATGGCCCTTGGTTCAACCTGCAGAAAAAAGATCTGCTGTCTACAGGATCAGAAGGGGCAGAGCTCCGTTATCCTGGGTGTTAGGctcaggtggggctgggggagaggcggCTGCCGCTGCACTGTGCTCAGGAAGGGCGCTCATGGTTGACTCCAGGCCCTCTCCTCCACGCTGCTGGACATCCTTGACCATGAGACTAGCGGCGACCTTGCCCCGCAAGGCTGGGGAAGAGTGGGACTCAGGTTGGGCTACCTGGGCTAACTATTGGCTCTGCCATTTGGATTATCTTGGGCAGGCGACCTCCTGtttggagcctcagtttgctcatctgtaaatgggggtGGCCAGGGTTACTCTGCCGGCTATTAAGAAGGCTTGGTGCTAATGCATGTGAAGGTCTGAGAAACTAGCAGCCCTCAGCCATCATTATTAGGTAAGGGGCTTCTGCGGAGGACAGCTAGCTGATGCGGCTTCGGTATTTTATCTCTGTAACGCAGAGACTGATCCTTCACCCAGAGCACTGAATGGGGTTCAGAGGCAGATGTGGTTGAATTAGAGGCACATGAAGCTCCGAGCGGGCCCCTGGGGTTGCCTCCTGTGCTTTTTGCCGTCGTGGGGGCAGTGAGTACTAGACAGACGTCTGGGCACAAGACTTAGGAAAACCTGATAGGAGGAAAACGTAAATGTAAGAAAATTCTCCCTGCTAAGATTAGAAACGACgactctctcttttccctcaaGGATACTTTCATGCCCCAGGCATCTATATATTCTTGGCAAACTTCGATGACATCATACATTTCCATACTCAAGTCCTTAttatgatgagggagcagaaggctagctgaagacaaagcacaagctgacaccctgcaacctccctgcaccccccactCCCGGGCAGGACAGGTGTGACactcttccaggaatctcccaactatcttaatgccttaccagagggaaaaacaaccttagcttgatgATAGCCGGGCCTCTAGTATCCTGAgggtcttctttaacatatgaaaatccttttgaaacctcccttttccggGCTCCCtttccgggtggctcagtcactgggcatctgccttgggctcaaggggtcctgggattgagcccccatcgggctccccgctcagcgggaaagcccgcttctccctctcccgctccccctgcttgtgttccctctctcgctgtgtctctctgtcaaatgaataaataaaatcttaaaaaaaaaaaaagaaaaaacctcccttttccttacttcccccaactGCTGAGGATATAATCAGCCACTTCTCAAGACCCCTGGGGGAACAGCTGTTCCCACCCACGGttctgtccccatgctttaataaaaccacctttttggggcgcctgggtggctcagatggttaagcgtctgccttcggctcgggccctgatcccagggtcctgggatcgagccccgcatcgggctcctggctcggcggggagcctgcttctccctctccctctgcctctctccctgctcatgctctctctctctgtgtatctctgtgtctcaaatgaataaataaaatctttaaaaaaaaaataaataaaaccacctttttgcacccaAGATGTCTCAAGAATACTTTCTTGGTCATTGGCTCTGGACTtcaccccaccgaacctcacctatattctaAAACCATATCAATTAGAAGCCCAGCTCCTTATTGTGAAGCAGTTCACAAATCCTGTCCATTTCCTGCAGACGGGTCCATCATCCTGTCTTCTCATAACCATGAGTAGCAGTGAGAAAAGGGGCGTGACCAACCCCCTTGACCCAGCAGATTCTGGGTCttaggagaaggagggggtgTGGGTCTTGCTAAGTGTTCAGAGAGAAACAGGACCTGCACTAGAGGGAACAAGTCACCCTGGGAGGAAGGGGGCGGAGGGAGTTCCTGCCTGGTGTAGGAGTGTGGGGGACGATGGGAAAGCCCGGCCAGCGCTCTGGAGGGACCGGGGCTGGGAAAGCAAGTGAGGTGTGTTTTCTGAGCAGAAAGGAACCGTGTGCGGTTGCAAGGTGACCGGACTTGCATCATGCCCAGGGGCCTGCCTACATGGGTGGCTTTGATGGGACCAGGACTCGGCCGCTCTCTCCAGATCCAGTCCGGAGAAGGGGGCGCCCCAGGAAGGCGTGCCAGGACAACGGTgtccagggaggagagagcacaGCCGCCCCTCTAGAGCTAAGAGCAGGGGGGCAAGGCCACGCATTGTCTGTCCTCCAGCTGCTTGTTGTCTCCTCAGCTCACTTCTGCTTTCCGGTGAAGTAGACTTGGATGTCTCCCTTGGTccctgttatgggctgaatgtgtACGTCCCCAATTCATGTATTAAAGCCCTAACCCCAATGTGGTGACGTTTGGAGGTATGGCCCTTGTGATGGGATTAGTGGccttaggagaaagaaaaaggcgGTGATCTCTCTCCACCCACATTCTCAGGAAAGGTCATGTGAATTTATAGCGAGGAGAGAATGGTccgcaagccaggaagagggctctcaccaggaactgaatctgCTAGCACCCTGGTGTTGACCTTTCCGGCCTCCGTAACTGTGAGAGATGGAGGTCTCCTGGTGTCTGGTGTCTGCAGTGGTTTGTTAGGGCAGCCGAGTGAAGAAAGCCCCCTCTccttcattcaacacacatttgcTCAGTGCGTGCTGTGTGTCAGGTGCTGTGCTGGCCGCCGGGGATACAGAAGGGGTAAGTCGGGGCAGATGACCAACAGGGGCAAAGTCATTGCGGGTGGTGACCAGTGCTCTGAAGGGCAGCACAGGAGGAGGTCAAGTGATGGGAACAACAGAGGGGCTGGGCTGCCTCATCCTGGGGGCTCAGGGAAGGTCTCCTCAGGACCCTTGCCCTGTGTAAAGACAGGCAGCCGCGCCAGGATCCAGAGTAGCAAACTCCAGGGAAGAAACAATGACTAACACCAAGGCCTGGAAGCCGGGGAGCACCTGGGGGAGCTGAGGCCTGGGAGTGTGCGCCAACACATAAAGCAGAGGGAGCAGATGGGAGGTGGGATGGGCTCCCCACCTCAGAGAACGCGGTCAGCCTGTGTGAGGAAGCTAGAACTTAACCTGAGTGCCCCTGGAAGGCCTAGGAAAGTTTTCTGCAGGGGAGGAACATAATCcgctttataattttaaaagctctctCGGGCTGCCATGTGGGGTCGAGGCTGGGGCAGATGCCAGGATGAAGGTGGCACCCCCGGGGTCACAGCAGCAGGGCTGACAAGAATTGGCCTGGCCCGAGATGGAGCTTACAGGTAGAACCTAAGAGGACTCAAGTGAGTCTTAAGTGACGCGAGAGAGCGGACTTGTCCGTAAGCGGCCAGCACAAGCTGGTAGAGGCGGGGAGGCGGGCAGACCGGCTGCCCCGGGCCTGTGTGGCTCGAGAGGCCTGTCTGCCAGCCGTCAGCGGCCAACAGCTGGCACCGGGaacccagggctgggggaggtcGCATGGCGTGAGGGGGAGCGCCGAGGGCAGGTACTGTGAAACTGGGGGAGCTCGGCCTTCAAAGGAGGACCAGCTCATGAAGTAGGAGGGCCGTGTTCAGGAGAGGTTAGTGACACGGAACCTGTGAGGGCCAAGGCCAGCCAGCCACCTCAAAGACCCCTGGGGGGGTCAGTGAGAGGAAAACAGAACCACTGGATTTGGCGCGGTAGAGGCAAGACGTGGTAAGAAAAGGGCAGCCTCCACAGGGAACAGGATGAGGGAGCGAGCGGGGCAGCAAAGCAGAAAACAGGCAGAAGAGAAGGGTGCGGTAGCAGCCAGCAGGGGTCTAGGCGGAGGGAGcgcttgtttctttttaaggtgGACAACAAAGCCTGCTGCAGGGTTAGGGTTAGAGAGGGTTGTAGGAAGGCACTAGGAACCAGGGGACGCAGAATACACGCGGAAGGAGTCGGAGAGGAGCACGAACACCTGCACCATCCCTGTAAGGGACACCATCACAGGTGGCAGGGGCAGATGGGCTGGAGGACTCGGTGGCGACAGAC
Proteins encoded in this window:
- the LOC110584772 gene encoding toll-like receptor 9 isoform X2; amino-acid sequence: MGPCCGALHPLSLLVQAAVLAVVLAPGALPPFLPCELQPNGLVDCNWLFLKSVPRFSAAAPRGNITSLSLYSNRIHHLRNSDFVHLSSLRRLNLKWNCPPAGLSPMHFPCHMTIEPNTFLAVPTLEDLNLSYNSITTVPALPSSLVSLSLSRTNILVLDPAHLAGLHALRFLFLDGNCYYKNPCRRALQVAPGALLGLGNLTHLSLKYNNLTVVPRRLPPSLEYLLLSYNHIVTLAPDDLANLTALRVLDVGGNCRRCDHARNPCRECPHGFPKLHPDTFSHLSRLEGLVLKDSSLHSLDPRWFHGLGNLLVLDLSENFLYGCITKTTAFHGLARLRRLNLSFNYHKKVSFAHLRLAPSFGSLLSLRELDMHGIFFRSLSETTLRPLAHLPMLQRLHLQLNFINQAQLGIFGAFPGLRYVDLSDNRISGAAGRAAGATGATGEAGGAEEVWRPSRDLAAGPPGTPSSEDFMPSCGALNFTLDLSRNNVVTIQPEMFARLSQLQCLCLSHNSISQAVNGSQFAPLSSLRVLDLSHNKLDLYHGRSFTELPRLEALDLSYNSQPFGMRGVGHNLSFVAQLPALRFLSLAHNAIHSRVSQQLRSASLWALDFSGNALSQMWAEGDLYLRFFQGLRSLVRLDLSQNRLHTLLPRNLDKLPKGLRLLRLRDNYLAFFNWTSLALLPMLEALDLAGNQLKALSNGSLPNGTRLQRLDLSSNSIGFVVPGFFALATRLRELNLSANALKTVEPSWFGPVAGALKVLDVTANPLHCACGAAFVDFLLEVQAAVPGLPSHVRCGSPGQLQGRSIFEQDLRLCLDEALSWDCFGLSLLAVALSLAVPTLHRLCGWDLWYCFHLCLAWLPRHGRRRDAAALPYDAFVVFDKAQSSVADWVYNELRVQLEERRGRRALRLCLEERDWLPGRTLFENLWASVYSSRKTLFVLAHTDRLGGLLRASFLLAQQRLLEDRKDVVVLVILRPDAHRSRYVRLRQRLCRQSVLLWPQQPRGQRAFWAQLGTALTRDNRHFYNQNFCRGPTTAE
- the LOC110584772 gene encoding toll-like receptor 9 isoform X1, with the protein product MAHQTGIHATEELKEFFAKARAGSVRLIKVVIEDEQLVLGASRELMGRWDQDYDRAVLPLLDAQEPCYLLYRLDSQNAQGFEWLFLAWSPDNSPVRRKMLYAATRATVKKEFGGGHIKDELFGTVKDDLSFAGYQKHLSSCAAPAPLTSAERELQQIRINEVKTEISVESKHQTLQGLTFPLQPAAQRALQQLRQKTINYIQLKLDLERETIELVHTEPTEVAQLPSRVPRDAARYHFFLYKHTHEGDPLESVVFIYSMPGYKCSIKERMLYSSCKSRLLDSVEQDFQLEISKKGPCCGALHPLSLLVQAAVLAVVLAPGALPPFLPCELQPNGLVDCNWLFLKSVPRFSAAAPRGNITSLSLYSNRIHHLRNSDFVHLSSLRRLNLKWNCPPAGLSPMHFPCHMTIEPNTFLAVPTLEDLNLSYNSITTVPALPSSLVSLSLSRTNILVLDPAHLAGLHALRFLFLDGNCYYKNPCRRALQVAPGALLGLGNLTHLSLKYNNLTVVPRRLPPSLEYLLLSYNHIVTLAPDDLANLTALRVLDVGGNCRRCDHARNPCRECPHGFPKLHPDTFSHLSRLEGLVLKDSSLHSLDPRWFHGLGNLLVLDLSENFLYGCITKTTAFHGLARLRRLNLSFNYHKKVSFAHLRLAPSFGSLLSLRELDMHGIFFRSLSETTLRPLAHLPMLQRLHLQLNFINQAQLGIFGAFPGLRYVDLSDNRISGAAGRAAGATGATGEAGGAEEVWRPSRDLAAGPPGTPSSEDFMPSCGALNFTLDLSRNNVVTIQPEMFARLSQLQCLCLSHNSISQAVNGSQFAPLSSLRVLDLSHNKLDLYHGRSFTELPRLEALDLSYNSQPFGMRGVGHNLSFVAQLPALRFLSLAHNAIHSRVSQQLRSASLWALDFSGNALSQMWAEGDLYLRFFQGLRSLVRLDLSQNRLHTLLPRNLDKLPKGLRLLRLRDNYLAFFNWTSLALLPMLEALDLAGNQLKALSNGSLPNGTRLQRLDLSSNSIGFVVPGFFALATRLRELNLSANALKTVEPSWFGPVAGALKVLDVTANPLHCACGAAFVDFLLEVQAAVPGLPSHVRCGSPGQLQGRSIFEQDLRLCLDEALSWDCFGLSLLAVALSLAVPTLHRLCGWDLWYCFHLCLAWLPRHGRRRDAAALPYDAFVVFDKAQSSVADWVYNELRVQLEERRGRRALRLCLEERDWLPGRTLFENLWASVYSSRKTLFVLAHTDRLGGLLRASFLLAQQRLLEDRKDVVVLVILRPDAHRSRYVRLRQRLCRQSVLLWPQQPRGQRAFWAQLGTALTRDNRHFYNQNFCRGPTTAE